The Vigna angularis cultivar LongXiaoDou No.4 chromosome 6, ASM1680809v1, whole genome shotgun sequence genome contains the following window.
gaacggttaaagaCCGTTCGGCACCAACATTCATTATCATGGAAGACTCTTTTCAATTCATTTATATTCCAGTTAACCTCAACATGTAATTCTCATAATTTCATACGTTCATATCAGCATCAACTTCCACATTTTATTCAATCCGTATCATGTAAATTCATATATCTCTTTTTACcaaaaataacgaacgttcatacattCAGAAAATACAATATCATGCATTATATTCATACAATCAATTAATCGAACGTGCATTCAACAAAATTTCAGcaacatcatgcattatacTCATGCAATTaacaacgaacgttcacacGCATACATCgaaccagttaaattaaataagcttcccttacccggaaatgaacgaacgttcacggGCGCACACAGACGCTCTCTACTCAAATCCTTATCACCAACGCTGGTTAATCCACCTATATTTGGTCATATactgttaggacgaacgttcagaatatTTAAGAACGAACGTCATTTTACAAAAAGGCCAAACGCTGAGAATCGAAAACAACACtcgtttggacgagcgctcaaaggAGAACGAACGCTACGGGACGAATGCATGAGCAACGCatgagcgaacgctcgtcaGCTAAagaaaaacgaacgttcaaatcaaagtggacgaacgttcaattcgtctcaatttggacgaacgtccaatttgaaaccaaattggacgaacgcgattctgcagattctgcagaatcacaggttttccagaaaaccagaaaaacctccatttttaactttaaagcTTTTGGATTTCTACAAAAACAGTGAGATTAACTAATCAAAACGAAAATTCTAGCActccttacctcttgaagacttcctttgtaaaTTCTTTGAGTCTATCTCCTCCAAAACTTCAAAAGTTCTCCACTTCCCCTCTTTCCCAGAACTTGCAGCAAGAACTTCTCCTCTCTCACAAAAATTTGGCAGCAATCCTTTCCCCTCCCAGCAGACCCATAGCTTCCCTTTTTAACTTCCCAAACTCTTCCCTCTtcccctcttcttctctttccttttcttgtttgcttttggttttgttttcaaaGGGGGAAGCAACGTTCGCTGTCCCTTTGTGGCAGCGCACGTTCCTTTCTCCccgttctctttttttttttttttcttgaggcCTGACATTCCCcccaactacaaaaattttcgtcctcgaaaattaagacgTACTCTCAAACAGATGGGGATACAAATCCTTCATGGCATCTTCCACTTCCCATGTAGAGTCGCCCGTCTTTTCATCCCAGACGACCTTCACCAATCTGACTGCTTTCCTCTTGTAGTATTTGGTGTTGCTATCTTCAATGCGTACCGGCTGCATCTCCAATGTACGATCTTGACGAAGACGAATATCTTCTAACTCTAATATGTGAGAAGGGTCGGATACGTACTTCCGAAGTTGAGAAACGTGGAAGACTGGATGCAAGTTTGATAAATGAGGCGGCAAAGATAACTCGTATGCAACTAGCCCGATCTTCCTCAAGATCTGATAAGGTCCGATGAATTTGGGAGACAACTTCTTGGGTCGAATGGCTCTCCCAACTCCCGTGGTCGGATGCAGTCTAAGGAAAACATGATCTCCTGCATCGAACTCCAAGGGTCTTCTCCTCTTGTCAGCGTAGGATTTCTGTCGACTCCTGGACGTCTTCAGCCTTTCTTGAATCAACTTCACCTTCTCAGTCGTCTGCTGAATGAGCTCTGGTCCTGTTAACACTTTTTCCCCttcctgaaaccaacacaatGGCGTTTGGCATTTCCTACCGTACAGAGCTTCAAAGGGAGCCATTCCTATGCTGGCTTGGAAACtattgttgtaggtgaactctaCCAAAGGTAAGACTTCATCCCAAACGCCCATGTGATCTAGAACACACGTCCTCAataagtcttcaagcgtctggatGGTCCTCTCGGActgaccgtccgtctgaggatgaTAGGCCGAACTCATATGGAGTTTGCTACCGAGCTCACTTTGTAATGATCGCCAGAACCGAGAAGtaaatctcgtgtctcggtctgaAACAATGCTAGACGGAACTCCATGTAGACGAACAATTTCCTTGATGTAAAGCTTAGCCAGGTTCGTCATGGACATCTTCAGATTGACTGCTAGGAAATGAGCACTCTTCGTTAGTCGATCCACAATTACCCACACGGAATCATGATTCCTGACAATTCGAGGTAAGTGGGTCACGAAGTCCATCGCAATGCCGTCCCACTTCCATTCCGGAATCTCTAATTGCTGAAGTAGACCTCCTGGCCTTTGATGTTCAGCCTTGGCTCGTTGACACGTTAAGCATGATGTCACAAAAcgtgcgacatcactcttcattcccgGCCACCAGAACGACTTCCTGAGGTcctgatacatcttagtcataccagggtgtatgctaagacgactgtgGTGTCCTTCCTCAAGAATCATCCTTTTCAACTCACCATCATTCGGAATGCACGTCCTACCCATGTATCGTAGACAACCGTCTGTTCCCGTGTTAAACTCCTTGGCCTGATCTGTACCGAGTGCGTTCAAGATCTTCACCAACTCTTCGTCTTCTCGCTGCTTCATTCTGATCCGGTCAAATACGTCACTAGAGATTCTAAGGGTACAGCATTTAATAACATTCGGTTCCAAGTCgaactgtaaccttagatctctaaagCTCTCTACCAAACTTAACTCTCGGACCATCATGGAGGAGACGTGAACTACCTTTCTGCTTAAAGCGTCTGCTACAACATTTGCTTTTCCCGGATGGTAAAGTAGTTCGAAGTCATAATCCTTCAAGAATTCCAGCCAACGTCTCTgtctcatattcaactccttttgGTCAAAaaggtacttgagactcttatGATCACTGAACACTTGGAAAGTTGATCCATACAAgtagtgcctccaaatcttcaaagcaaaGACGACCGCTGCTAATTCCAGGTCGTGagttgggtagttcttctcgTGAACCTTCAGTTGCCGAGAAGCGTAAGCAACCACCCTCTCTTCTTGCATGAGTACACAACCCAAACCCTGATGAGACGCGTCACAATATACCACGAAGGGTTTAGCCGTGTTAGGTATGACTAATACCGGGGCGCTTGTTAACTTATTCTTCAATTCCTGGAAACTTCcctcacaccgatcggtccaagcgaacggttgATCTTTTCTGGTCAGCTGAGTAAGCGGAGCCACtatcttggaaaacccttcaatgaatcgtctatagtagcccgcgagtcCCACAAAACTGCGAACTTCAGTTACCGAGCGTGGACTCTCCCATTCCCACACTGCTCGTACTTTAGCCGGGTCCACTGAGATTCCTCCAGCTGAAACCACGTGTCCCAAAAATGGCACTTCCTTAatccaaaattcacatttagaGAACTTGGCGTACAACTCCTTTTCTCTTAAGATGCCTAGAACAATCCTCAAGTGATCCTCATGCTCTTCATAGCTCTTGGAGTAGACAAGAATGTCATCAATGAAGACGACCACGAACTTGTCTAGATACGGTCTGAAGATacgattcatgtagtccataaatATTGCTGGGGCGTTTGTCACACCGAAaggcatcactacatactcgtagtgtccataaCGAGATCGGAAggctgtcttctggatgtcttcTTCCTTCACCCGAATCTGATGGTATCCCGACCGTAAATCAATTTTTGAGAATATGGTCGCGCCATGTAATTGATCTAGCAGGTCATCAATCCGAGGCaaaggatacttgttcttgatagtcagcttgtttaactgcctgtaatcaatgcagagACGAgaactgccatccttcttcttcactaagagtactggcgctccccaaggtgatacACTTGGTCTAATAAACTGCTTATCCATtaactcttcaatctgctccttgagttcagctaactcTGCTGGCGACATCCGATAGGGTGCAATAGAGATAGGTCCAGCATTCGACACTAGGTCGATAGTAAATTCCACCTCGCGTGGAGGAGGTAGTCCGGGCACTTCATCAGGAAATACATCAGAGAATTCATCCACGACTGATCGTCCTCCATTCAGTTTACCGGACGATCGCTCATGATTCAAATCTTCAAGTTGTTCGTCCGAATGCGTCATGATCAGAAAGCAACTGGCGCCATCCACGATGTCTTCTTTCAGTTGACCGAGCGTCACAGATAGATCCACTTCGTACTCGTCCGGAAACACCAATCCTTTTGcaccacaatctatgagaatgcgattggtagccagccaatccattcctaagattACTTCAAGATCTTTCAAGGGTAGACAGATGAGATTTACCTTGTAATTACGCCCTTCAACCTCTATAGGACATTTAACACATACAGTAGACGTCTTAACctcaccagccgctggggttgatactaccaagtcgaactgcattTCGCGTTCGGCTAATCCCAATTtctcaacacacgccttcgaaatgaaggagtgtgttgcccccgaatcatacaacacaTAAACAGGCATTCCATGTAATAAGCAAGTACCAGTGACGAGCGTACCTGAACTGGCAGCTTCCGCGGCCGTGATCGCATAAACTCTACCAACAGCCTGTGCTCGTCCACCCCTTCCCTGTTGCATTCTTCCAGCATTTGGCGGCCTCATTGGCGCTCGTCCGCCCATATTACAGTCGCGCTCTATGTGACCATTCCTTCCACAGCGAGTGCAGGACTTTGCTCCCAATAACTGAGGGCATGACGACCGgtagtgtggtcctccacatTGGAAACACTTGACTGATCCGTGCTGTCCAGACTGTCCGGCAATAACCATAGCCTGAGAATTAGATGGTTGTGCTGGACGAGCATACGACAACCTGTCCCGATTCATATTCGGCCTGGACATGATCGGTCCTCTAGCTGGTTGTTGCTGCTTCTTTTGACGTTCTGCTTCAGCCATATTTTTCTCCAACACTTTTGCTCTCTCAATCATAACAGGAAAGGACTTAATGCAGAGGCTGGATATCAATACCTTAAGATCACTTCTCAgtccattttcaaacttcctgCACTGCCACACTTCACTGGTGGCAAGGGTATTAAAGCGAACCAGATGTTTGAACCTGTTAGTGTACTCCGAAACAGACATATTACCTTGTACCAACTGGAGAAATTCCACCTCCTTGCCGAATCGAACACTATCCGGGAAATACTCCTCATAAAACTTTTCCTTGAAGACTTCCCAGGAAATAGGGCTGTGAGATTCCGTTAGCAACATCTTCGCAGTCAACCACCAATGACTGGCCTCTCCAGTCAATAAATATTCAGTGAATGCCAGTCTTCGATCATTTGGACAATCCTTGGCATCATAGATCTGTTCCATGTCTCGTATCCACTGATCAGCGCCGTCAGGAAGGCATTTCCCATCAAACTTTGCAGGGCGATGTTGTAAAAAGTTCTCCAAACTCCACTCAGTCTGATGAGTAGGGTTTGAAGCAGATGCTCCTGGTGTACCCCTGGTAGCTGCAAGAATCTCCATAAGCTGTCTCTGAGTCACTTCAGAATTTGCACGAGCGGCCTCCAAACTCTGTAAGGCAGCCGCATTTTGCTGCGTCAAAACAACGTTCTGCTCTTGTAACCTTTCAATTACTGATTCCAACAATCTGGTGTTGTTGGGCACATCATGTTCATTAGTCTGCGGTGGAGGAGGAGGGggaagtctaggtgccattgGTTCTCTGAGAAACAGAGAAAAGAAACGAACGTTAGTCCTGTTCAAAGAGTTgaaaataactcattaaacacaatttaagcacacagcaaaaacacagtgtactcataacctacagtgttcttaaaagaacaaaactgctctgataccactaatgtgacatcccaaaaatacagtaattactataaattcagaaagtcacatttaataataattcagtacagtttttcactaaaaacaaaagcCAAGCCGTACACCTTACAACACGAATCACAATCTGAAGTCGAACGCACAAATAAAAACCTGACCGAACAGTTTACAcagaacaattaccgaacggtcgaaataatcttaaaagaaaacaagagagggtcgaacgaccactcatgCCAACCACTACTAGCCGAGCgcctcactgctcggtcttcacttcaacctcAACCAGATTCTCTTCGttcagcgcctcttccaaacgctcgtctccatctgctcacatccacacggatgatcattgcaatgacaagacggacgtacaagtacaatggacaacacaaggaaaaacgaaagggtaagcttatataatttaactcatgcatcaacatagaATTTCAAGTAAACAATTCATCATACATGCATATTTCATCATACACATTCATTACATAACAACCCACTTAAACGTACTCactaaataaaactcaacacgactgactgtccggactgtatgaaatctgcgtagttacaggcgttcgcgcacccgggtggtgtggtaactggcatcctcatcagctgccacccgaggttagtacgtcctgtccaaagtacctctaaggacgacgacctcctgccgttcccacacatgacgtgcgccctctacttgaggacaagcactcacggaacatcaggatcgaacagccagcattaacttcccacagtcatactttacaaatctcaataatcaaattctgagtcgttcctccccgaaACGTTCTTTCagtcattcatactttcatttcatctcatatatatagttcatcattcactattcataATTCACTagtcatcattccataatcattttcatcattcataaggaAGCCATTAAAAAGGAACGTTCTTTCAAAAGTCACAAtatttccattcatctcatgcaatcttcatcatttaatatttgtcattttactattcatcatttactgttcatcatgaactattcatcatttaaataccgaacgttccaTCACAAGGGGAACGAGAACGAACACTGTTTTGCGAGAcaaaaagacgctcgttcggatcaaagaacgaacgttaagagcgagaccaaaagacgctcgttcgtatcaaataacgaacgctaAGAGCGAGAccaaagacgctcgttcgtatcaaataacgaacgctattttgtggaaaatgaggacgagcgctcaaaatgataccgagcactattcggacgaacgctcaattcaaaaccgagcactattaggacgaacgctcagttggagaccgagcactatttggacgaacgctcaattcgaaaccgagcactattaggacgaacgctcagtgtgataCCGAGCCCCAAtttgagcgagcgttcggtataagaccgaacaccatttTGAGCGAGCACTCATTATGAACGAACACTAAacagaacgaacgttcagtatAAGATTAAATACCAATTAGGATGGACGTTCGGTATGAGACCGAACCGTACTCGGACGAACGCTCCCATTAAAACCGAGCAAACAAAAGTACGAACGCTCAACAAGGCAGTGTAacatgaggacgctcgtcctcgaccAGGAATCATTCCAAATGAACGAATCAAACTGTGACCATTTTAGATAaggaaaaaccgaacggttaaagaCCGTTCGGCACCAACATTCATTATCATGGAAGACTCTTTTCAATTCATTTATATTCCAGTTAACCTCAACATGTAATTCTCATAATTTCATACGTTCATATCAGCATCAACTTCCACATTTTATTCAATCCGTATCATGTAAATTCATATATCTCTTTTTACcaaaaataacgaacgttcatacattCAGAAAATACAATATCATGCATTATATTCATACAATCAATTAATCGAACGTGCATTCAACAAAATTTCAGcaacatcatgcattatacTCATGCAATTaacaacgaacgttcacacGCATACATCgaaccagttaaattaaataagcttcccttacccggaaatgaacgaacgttcacggGCGCACACAGACGCTCTCTACTCAAATCCTTATCACCAACGCTGGTTAATCCACCTATATTTGGTCATATactgttaggacgaacgttcagaatatTTAAGAACGAACGTCATTTTACAAAAAGGCCAAACGCTGAGAATCGAAAACAACACtcgtttggacgagcgctcaaaggAGAACGAACGCTACGGGACGAATGCATGAGCAACGCatgagcgaacgctcgtcaGCTAAagaaaaacgaacgttcaaatcaaagtggacgaacgttcaattcgtctcaatttggacgaacgtccaatttgaaaccaaattggacgaacgcgattctgcagattctgcagaatcacaggttttccagaaaaccagaaaaacctccatttttaactttaaagcTTTTGGATTTCTACAAAAACAGTGAGATTAACTAATCAAAACGAAAATTCTAGCActccttacctcttgaagacttcctttgtaaaTTCTTTGAGTCTATCTCCTCCAAAACTTCAAAAGTTCTCCACTTCCCCTCTTTCCCAGAACTTGCAGCAAGAACTTCTCCTCTCTCACAAAAATTTGGCAGCAATCCTTTCCCCTCCCAGCAGACCCATAGCTTCCCTTTTTAACTTCCCAAACTCTTCCCTCTtcccctcttcttctctttccttttcttgtttgcttttggttttgttttcaaaGGGGGAAGCAACGTTCGCTGTCCCTTTGTGGCAGCGCACGTTCCTTTCTCCccgttctctttttttttttttttttttttttttcttgaggcCTGACATGTAACTTTATAGCTTTCACTGAAAACGCTTGACTTACAAGCGTGATAGTTAGTTACTTAACACAACTTTCTTTTTTTGTGAAAGTTGTTCACTTCTTCCCATTTTACGTATTCATccttacataaaataaaattattctaagtTGTAGTTCTTAAGCaatttttaacatttagaaAGTTGTTTTAGTAGTGTTATACGAGTAAAATTATCTAGTATTAATGTCGTAAACAGATTACTTTCGGATGAGTTTTTCATTAAGGACAGATATATCTCATAAATATTCGTCGTGGACCTATAtgataattttcataaattaaaattaattctcatatgaattttaataaatttttgttttctattaaaaaattactCCCTCGTCTAGTTTTTTGGTTTCTGCTACCACATCTTTGTCACTGGGATTGTGAGTGCCATTAACACGACTTCATTTCAGCTATATTTGCTGCTGCACTGTCACGCCACATTGAACCGTTGAGTTGTTGATTTTCCTACTTACTTAACTTTTTCCAGGTCTTCATTaatttgtctatttttttttattgacgGAGGTCATTCAATTGATGTTTACAGATTATAACTATGAAAAAAACATATGTAACACACATAATGAAGTAAGCAACGACATCGACAAAATACCATGACGTACAATGCCATGCTTAGGTCCATTTGCATTTAATCAAATCTCTTTAAAATTAAACTGAAGCATTAAAGAAAACTTCATTGATTAATATTTAGTTCCCCACACTCCCACACATATTTCAATGAAGATTGGTCTTTTTATAgcataatttgtaaaatttttctaatataatatttttaatttatatgtatt
Protein-coding sequences here:
- the LOC128197559 gene encoding uncharacterized protein LOC128197559; this translates as MAPRLPPPPPPQTNEHDVPNNTRLLESVIERLQEQNVVLTQQNAAALQSLEAARANSEVTQRQLMEILAATRGTPGASASNPTHQTEWSLENFLQHRPAKFDGKCLPDGADQWIRDMEQIYDAKDCPNDRRLAFTEYLLTGEASHWWLTAKMLLTESHSPISWEVFKEKFYEEYFPDSVRFGKEVEFLQLVQGNMSVSEYTNRFKHLVRFNTLATSEVWQCRKFENGLRSDLKVLISSLCIKSFPVMIERAKVLEKNMAEAERQKKQQQPARGPIMSRPNMNRDRLSYARPAQPSNSQAMVIAGQSGQHGSVKCFQCGGPHYRSSCPQLLGAKSCTRCGRNGHIERDCNMGGRAPMRPPNAGRMQQGRGGRAQAVGRVYAITAAEAASSGTLVTGTCLLHGMPVYVLYDSGRLKGVITR